The following are from one region of the Gossypium hirsutum isolate 1008001.06 chromosome D03, Gossypium_hirsutum_v2.1, whole genome shotgun sequence genome:
- the LOC107920689 gene encoding uncharacterized protein, translating to MQEPLKCCRLYNQKRCQNFFVFVFLISSLFAMAATTNTTTTPPDSVSADELAAKAVHKRYEGLVMVRTKAIKGKGAWYWAHLEPMLVHNTDTGLPKAVKLRCSLCDAVFSASNPSRTASEHLKRGTCPNFNSLAKPISSVSPSPTAMTTPTATQSNRKRSSSSVTVTAAGGVLVASGSGSVSGSGCSYQATPLAIVDPSRFCGELAYSPSPGAVVIASGGTGNLLPQQQHLVLSGGREDLGALAMLEDRVKKLKSPKASPGPTLSKSQIECAVGFLADWMYECCGSVSFSSLEHPKFRAFLNQVGLPPVSTRELVGSRLDVKYEEVKAESEARIRDAMFFQIAADGWKVKNFSSGEESLVNLTVNLPNGTSLYRKAIFFTGSVPSKYAEEVLLETLTGICGNAVQQCAGIVADKFKSKALRNLESQHHWMVNLSCQFQGFNSLMKDFTKELPLFKTVTENALKVANFINSTSQIQSSFQKYQLQECGIARLLRVPLRDHEFGPVYTMVEDMLNSSQALQLVLLDETYKLVSMEDPVAREVAEMIRDMGFWNDLEAVHSLVKLIKEMAHEIETERPLVGQCLPLWDELRTKVKEWCSKFQIPEGPVEKVIERRFKKNYHPAWSAAYILDPLYLIKDMSGKYLPPFKCLTPEQEKDVDKLITRLVSTEEAHIALMELMKWRTEGLDPVYARAVQMKERDPITGKMKIVNPQSSRLVWETYLTEFKFLGKVAARLIFLHATSCGFKCNWSMLRWIAAHGHSRVSIEKAQKLIFIAAHNKLERRDFSSDEEKDAQLFALANNEDDVLNEVLVETSSV from the coding sequence ATGCAAGAACCCTTAAAATGTTGTCGTTTATATAATCAGAAGCGTTGCcaaaatttctttgtttttgtttttctcatTTCGAGTTTATTTGCAATGGCTGCCACGACTAATACGACAACTACTCCGCCGGACTCAGTGTCGGCCGATGAATTAGCTGCCAAGGCAGTACACAAGAGATACGAAGGGTTAGTCATGGTTCGAACCAAGGCAATAAAAGGTAAAGGAGCTTGGTATTGGGCTCATCTTGAGCCTATGCTTGTTCACAACACCGATACCGGACTTCCCAAAGCTGTGAAACTCCGGTGTTCTTTGTGCGACGCCGTTTTCTCAGCTTCCAATCCTTCAAGAACAGCTTCAGAACATTTAAAGCGAGGAACTTGTCCTAACTTTAACTCCCTTGCTAAACCCATTTCATCTGTTTCACCATCTCCGACAGCGATGACAACTCCAACAGCAACACAAAGTAATAGAAAACGAAGTTCATCTTCGGTTACAGTGACAGCCGCTGGTGGTGTCCTTGTTGCTTCGGGTTCTGGTTCTGTTTCAGGTTCAGGTTGTTCTTATCAAGCTACTCCTTTGGCTATTGTTGACCCATCAAGGTTTTGTGGGGAGTTAGCTTATTCACCCTCACCAGGGGCGGTTGTGATAGCAAGTGGTGGAACTGGAAACTTGTTACCACAACAACAACATTTGGTTTTGTCTGGTGGAAGAGAAGATTTAGGTGCTTTGGCTATGTTGGAAGATAGAGTGAAGAAGCTAAAAAGTCCTAAAGCATCACCTGGACCAACTTTAAGCAAATCCCAAATTGAGTGTGCTGTTGGTTTTTTAGCTGATTGGATGTATGAATGTTGTGGGTCGGTTTCATTTTCAAGTCTTGAACATCCAAAGTTCAGAGCTTTTCTTAACCAAGTTGGGTTACCACCAGTTTCAACAAGGGAGCTTGTTGGGTCTAGATTGGATGTTAAGTACGAGGAAGTGAAAGCTGAATCAGAAGCAAGGATTAGAGATGCCATGTTCTTTCAAATTGCAGCTGATGGATGGAAAGTTAAGAACTTTTCTAGTGGAGAAGAAAGCTTGGTGAATTTGACTGTGAATTTGCCTAATGGGACTAGTTTGTATAGAAAAGCAATTTTCTTTACTGGTTCAGTCCCTTCTAAATATGCAGAAGAGGTCTTGTTGGAGACATTAACAGGTATTTGTGGGAATGCTGTTCAACAATGTGCAGGGATTGTTGCTGATAAATTCAAGTCTAAAGCTTTAAGGAATTTAGAGAGTCAGCATCATTGGATGGTTAACCTTTCTTGTCAATTTCAAGGTTTCAACAGTTTAATGAAGGACTTCACCAAGGAACTTCCCTTGTTCAAGACAGTGACAGAGAATGCCTTGAAGGTTGCAAATTTCATAAACAGCACCAGTCAAATCCAAAGTAGTTTTCAAAAGTATCAATTGCAGGAGTGTGGGATTGCTAGGTTATTGAGAGTGCCTTTGCGTGATCACGAATTTGGACCGGTGTACACAATGGTTGAAGATATGCTGAACTCTTCTCAAGCACTTCAGTTGGTTCTACTCGATGAAACGTATAAGTTGGTATCCATGGAAGATCCAGTTGCTAGGGAAGTCGCGGAGATGATTCGAGATATGGGGTTTTGGAACGATTTAGAGGCGGTGCATTCGTTGGTTAAATTGATCAAAGAAATGGCTCATGAGATTGAAACCGAAAGACCACTTGTTGGACAATGTTTACCACTTTGGGATGAACTTAGAACCAAAGTGAAGGAATGGTGTTCAAAGTTTCAAATTCCAGAAGGTCCGGTAGAGAAAGTGATCGAAAGGCGGTTCAAGAAGAACTACCACCCAGCTTGGTCCGCCGCATATATTCTCGATCCTCTTTATTTGATAAAAGACATGAGTGGAAAGTACCTTCCTCCATTCAAATGCTTGACACCAGagcaagaaaaagatgttgacaaGCTCATAACCAGGCTTGTATCAACGGAAGAAGCTCATATTGCACTTATGGAACTTATGAAATGGAGAACTGAAGGGCTTGATCCGGTATATGCACGAGCAGTACAAATGAAGGAGCGAGATCCCATCACTGGGAAAATGAAAATTGTTAACCCGCAAAGCAGTAGGCTCGTATGGGAAACGTATCTAACCGAGTTCAAGTTCCTCGGAAAAGTTGCAGCTAGGCTTATATTCCTACACGCAACTTCATGTGGATTCAAATGCAACTGGTCCATGTTAAGATGGATAGCAGCTCATGGACATTCAAGGGTAAGCATTGAAAAAGCTCAAAAGTTGATATTTATCGCAGCACATAACAAGCTCGAGCGGCGCGATTTTTCCAGCGACGAAGAGAAGGATGCACAGCTTTTCGCATTAGCAAACAATGAGGATGATGTGCTAAATGAGGTTCTTGTTGAAACATCCTCAGTGTGA